A genomic stretch from Erysipelothrix sp. HDW6C includes:
- a CDS encoding PTS glucose transporter subunit IIBC — translation MNRLQTYYEQLQLPVKSLFFGSFLIAIGSLIANPYINSILKLDNATLVTISQILMSCGGIILTYFPVYVFIKLLSHQKNETNIVVAGIISYLMFLVTMVFLTPSTSPEASYISSLTIMLNGKQLHVYRTGIFGLVAIFFLMRFIYRKTSQKRNIANLSYVDRETTRLVSSLVGGAVIGALFAFGWPYIIDSLYGMMEFISNDVNNPMSLFAYGALERLLALSNLDSILHQEFWLNTLGGTWMNLAGQTFVGDVNIWAAQLQETVNSFGAGRFTSAYYVLNIFAVPGYFMAISSTISNKKVRNVNIPVLFAAIAVSMISGVLLPVEILMLLTSPTIYFFHLFMTSFIYAILSGFSVALGFSYFGSLMSASPGNIIDLLGITGKSVLISKVLILVLVGVIVFVAYFAFTRFYFEKIALDVLNVTNKKERINEFAEGLGGYENIESVSSTLTRIHAIITDRDALNVASLHRQGVTRIVETRQGFVISLGSAAFMTQKAINKELKRLKALEVVQEVDTNETQ, via the coding sequence ATGAATCGTCTTCAAACTTATTATGAACAATTACAGTTACCTGTAAAATCCTTGTTCTTCGGTTCTTTCTTAATTGCAATCGGTTCTTTGATTGCAAATCCATATATAAACAGTATTTTAAAACTTGATAATGCCACACTCGTTACAATATCACAAATATTGATGAGCTGTGGTGGTATCATTTTAACATATTTCCCAGTTTATGTTTTCATTAAATTGTTATCACATCAAAAGAATGAAACAAACATTGTGGTTGCGGGGATAATTTCCTATTTAATGTTTCTTGTAACGATGGTTTTCTTAACACCATCAACATCACCAGAAGCATCTTATATATCCAGCCTCACCATTATGCTTAACGGGAAACAACTGCATGTTTATCGCACCGGAATCTTTGGATTGGTGGCGATCTTTTTCTTAATGCGCTTTATTTACCGAAAGACATCGCAAAAACGTAATATTGCGAATCTTTCATATGTTGATCGTGAAACAACACGCTTGGTAAGTTCCTTAGTGGGTGGTGCAGTAATTGGTGCGCTCTTTGCATTTGGTTGGCCTTATATTATTGATTCACTTTATGGCATGATGGAATTCATTTCAAACGATGTAAACAATCCCATGAGTTTGTTTGCATATGGTGCACTTGAACGATTGCTTGCACTCTCAAATCTTGATTCAATTCTTCACCAGGAATTTTGGCTTAACACCTTGGGTGGAACATGGATGAATCTTGCCGGACAAACATTTGTTGGAGACGTCAACATTTGGGCGGCTCAACTTCAAGAAACTGTAAATTCATTTGGTGCCGGACGATTTACGAGTGCCTACTATGTCCTCAATATCTTCGCGGTTCCAGGATACTTTATGGCGATATCATCAACAATATCCAATAAAAAAGTTCGCAATGTAAATATTCCTGTGCTCTTCGCAGCAATCGCAGTCTCAATGATCAGTGGTGTCTTGTTACCTGTTGAAATCTTAATGTTACTCACAAGTCCAACGATTTATTTCTTCCACTTATTTATGACCAGCTTTATTTATGCGATTCTCAGTGGTTTCTCAGTTGCACTTGGGTTCTCCTACTTTGGAAGTCTCATGTCCGCATCTCCTGGGAATATCATTGACTTACTAGGAATTACTGGAAAATCTGTCTTGATTAGTAAAGTCCTTATTCTTGTATTGGTAGGTGTTATCGTATTTGTAGCATACTTTGCCTTTACTCGATTCTATTTTGAAAAAATTGCCCTTGATGTTCTTAACGTTACAAATAAAAAAGAACGTATTAATGAATTTGCAGAAGGCTTGGGCGGTTATGAAAACATTGAGTCTGTCTCAAGTACACTCACACGAATTCATGCAATCATCACCGATCGCGATGCTTTAAATGTTGCATCACTGCACCGTCAAGGCGTAACGCGTATCGTTGAGACCCGTCAAGGATTTGTTATTTCCTTGGGGAGTGCTGCATTTATGACTCAAAAAGCAATTAATAAAGAATTGAAGCGTCTCAAAGCGCTTGAAGTAGTTCAGGAAGTTGATACGAATGAAACACAGTAA
- a CDS encoding FtsW/RodA/SpoVE family cell cycle protein, translating to MNNFINESKRHFTLDKFLLLILLAFGVISIVAIYLSAPLLNQGVAEARSLVQKQIMWYIIGFILVAFLLKIGVDRMFTVIDVAYWILMVFLFGLVLAHYRVINFRFMEAINGTNAWYQIPGIGSFQPSEFMKIVLIIKAANTINTHNINKKATTFRSDFELIFKMAKFAIPPLILIILQPDTGVPIVILFSLATMFIISGVRREWFIIIGTLAVSLLLGIVFLYRTNPELLNSMLGGGKTSYRLDRFYGWLDYEKYAMSHGYQLFQALTSIGTAGMTGHPLGTLVAIYPEAQTDFIFAVISQNFGFIGAASVVALVFIFDIKLISNTIRSDLPRERYMMMGIIGMIVFQHLENIGMILAVLPITGITLPFISYGGSSLMSYMIPIAVAFHMYSETQNRHRH from the coding sequence ATGAACAATTTTATTAATGAAAGCAAACGGCACTTCACGCTCGATAAATTTTTGCTTTTAATCTTGCTTGCCTTTGGTGTCATTAGTATTGTTGCTATTTACTTATCGGCACCACTTTTAAATCAAGGCGTTGCTGAAGCACGCAGTTTGGTACAAAAACAAATCATGTGGTATATCATTGGTTTCATACTTGTCGCCTTTTTACTTAAGATTGGCGTTGACCGCATGTTTACTGTTATTGATGTAGCCTATTGGATTTTAATGGTGTTCCTGTTTGGACTCGTTCTGGCCCATTATCGTGTTATCAACTTCCGCTTTATGGAAGCCATAAACGGAACCAACGCATGGTATCAAATTCCCGGTATTGGTTCCTTCCAACCCAGCGAGTTTATGAAAATTGTGCTGATTATCAAAGCAGCCAACACGATTAACACACACAATATTAATAAAAAAGCGACGACGTTTCGCAGTGATTTTGAACTCATCTTTAAAATGGCGAAATTTGCCATTCCACCGCTTATCTTAATTATCCTTCAACCCGATACAGGTGTCCCTATTGTCATTCTCTTTAGTTTGGCAACCATGTTTATCATTTCTGGCGTTCGCCGTGAATGGTTTATTATTATCGGAACACTTGCTGTAAGTTTACTTTTGGGAATTGTATTCTTGTATCGTACCAACCCAGAACTCTTGAACTCGATGCTTGGTGGTGGTAAAACAAGTTACCGTCTGGATCGATTCTATGGTTGGCTGGACTATGAAAAATATGCTATGTCTCATGGCTATCAATTATTTCAAGCCTTAACATCGATTGGAACTGCTGGAATGACTGGACATCCATTGGGTACACTCGTCGCTATCTATCCAGAAGCACAAACCGACTTTATTTTTGCGGTTATTTCACAAAACTTTGGTTTTATAGGAGCAGCCAGTGTTGTTGCCCTCGTATTCATATTTGATATCAAACTAATTTCAAATACAATCCGCTCTGATTTACCGCGTGAACGTTATATGATGATGGGAATTATTGGTATGATTGTCTTCCAACACTTGGAGAACATCGGAATGATTCTCGCAGTGCTTCCCATAACTGGGATTACACTCCCCTTTATCTCATATGGGGGTTCATCCTTGATGTCATATATGATTCCTATTGCTGTTGCATTTCACATGTATAGTGAAACGCAAAACAGACACAGACACTAA